A section of the Oryza sativa Japonica Group chromosome 1, ASM3414082v1 genome encodes:
- the LOC4324787 gene encoding transcription repressor OFP8, translating to MSGRSSRRGSFSLRQPPVVDIGCNCRRPKLFSIFSSSSSSSFRRGGSKPKSPNASSTSTTTAFTATTGGAGTATSTDSSWGPASFTTNSLFEEPAAAQQEQEQLETRRRRRQQRRRRRRAGATSFARGGDVGGHDDEQQQLQEQAPYRRVAKESVAVAVESAEPYEDFRESMVQMVVEKEIYAWDDLNDLLHQFLSLNSPRHHPLILHAFADLWTRNGLFSPPSPCQF from the coding sequence ATGTCGGGCAGGTCGTCAAGGAGGGGCAGCTTCTCGCTGCGGCAGCCGCCGGTGGTGGACATCGGCTGCAACTGCCGCCGGCCGAAGCTGttctccatcttctcctcgtcgtcgtcctcgtcgttcCGCCGCGGCGGTAGCAAGCCCAAGTCGCCCAACGCCTCCTCCACGTCGACGACCACGGCGTTCACGGCCACGACCGGGGGCGCCGGCACGGCCACCTCCACCGACTCCTCGTGGGGCCCCGCGTCGTTCACCACCAACTCGCTGTTcgaggagccggcggcggcgcagcaggagcaggagcagctggagacgaggcggaggcggaggcagcagcgtcggcggcggaggcgggccggCGCCACCTCCTTCGCTCGgggcggcgatgtcggcggccacgacgacgagcagcagcagctgcaggagCAGGCGCCGTACCGGCGCGTGGCGAAGGAGAGCGTGGCTGTGGCGGTGGAGTCGGCGGAGCCGTACGAGGACTTCCGGGAGTCGATGGTGCAGATGGTGGTGGAGAAGGAGATCTACGCGTGGGACGACCTCAACGACCTCCTCCATCAGTTCCTCTCCCTCAACTCGCCGCGCCACCACCCTCTCATCCTCCACGCCTTCGCCGACCTCTGGACTCGCAACGGCCTCTTCTCCCCGCCGTCCCCCTGCCAGTTCTAG